In Symmachiella dynata, the following are encoded in one genomic region:
- a CDS encoding sigma-54-dependent transcriptional regulator, whose translation MSHVLIVDDEPSICWGFRELLTDEGHQVSVAPSAEEALARIEEEAPDAVMLDVRLPGMDGLTAIKHLRDRLGHVPIIVMTAFGSLDIAVRAVEAGAFDYLPKPFELEDAIQVLLRATEGTDAASATQPELPTEDNEDLLIGKSPVMQNIFKQIALVAPRDTPVLITGESGTGKDLVATAIHRHSRRANGPLLPVCVPALSSNVIESELFGHVRGAFTGAETDRKGLLEIADAGTVFLDEIGDIHLPLQVKLLRAIERREVTPVGDASPHAANFRIVAATNRPLQKMVSSGEFREDLFYRLSVFHIEIPPLRQRTTDIPLLAESFLRKFSNGVPNLRLSEETMRELCARPWHGNVRELRNALEHASIVARSETIAPEHLPPPANPTHAETMSTDDRLRGLMAAWLTDQMENESDEGDLYERFLNLVEPPLLAEVIARCSQNRSHAARWLGMHRTTLRQKLSQHRIEAP comes from the coding sequence ATGAGTCATGTCTTGATTGTTGATGACGAGCCGAGCATCTGTTGGGGGTTCCGGGAGTTGCTCACGGATGAAGGCCATCAGGTCAGCGTGGCGCCCTCAGCCGAGGAAGCCTTGGCCCGGATCGAAGAGGAGGCTCCCGATGCGGTGATGCTGGATGTACGATTGCCGGGGATGGATGGGTTGACGGCGATCAAACATCTCCGCGACCGCCTTGGCCATGTGCCGATCATCGTGATGACCGCATTTGGAAGTCTGGATATCGCCGTACGAGCGGTCGAAGCGGGCGCATTCGACTATCTCCCCAAACCGTTCGAGCTTGAAGACGCCATTCAGGTTCTGCTGCGCGCCACGGAAGGAACAGATGCCGCCTCGGCGACACAACCTGAATTGCCAACCGAGGACAATGAGGATCTGCTGATCGGCAAGTCGCCCGTCATGCAGAATATCTTCAAGCAGATTGCGCTGGTGGCGCCGCGCGACACGCCAGTACTGATCACCGGGGAAAGCGGAACCGGGAAAGATCTCGTTGCCACCGCCATCCACCGGCACAGCCGCCGGGCAAACGGGCCATTACTGCCGGTCTGTGTCCCCGCGCTGAGTTCCAACGTCATTGAGAGTGAACTTTTTGGACATGTCCGCGGAGCATTTACCGGGGCAGAAACGGACCGCAAAGGACTCCTAGAAATCGCCGATGCCGGGACTGTTTTCCTCGATGAAATTGGCGATATTCACCTTCCCCTGCAAGTCAAACTATTGCGGGCCATCGAACGCAGGGAAGTCACACCGGTCGGAGACGCTTCGCCGCACGCCGCAAATTTTCGCATCGTGGCCGCGACCAACCGTCCGTTGCAGAAGATGGTTTCCTCCGGAGAATTTCGCGAAGACCTGTTTTACCGCTTGAGCGTATTTCATATTGAAATCCCGCCGCTTCGCCAACGGACGACCGATATTCCACTCCTTGCAGAATCGTTTCTCAGGAAGTTCAGCAACGGTGTGCCAAACCTGCGGCTGAGTGAGGAGACGATGCGGGAACTCTGTGCGCGACCTTGGCATGGAAATGTCCGCGAATTGCGAAACGCCCTCGAGCATGCCTCGATTGTTGCTCGCAGTGAGACCATCGCTCCAGAACACTTACCACCGCCGGCGAATCCCACACACGCTGAAACGATGTCGACCGATGACCGATTGCGTGGCTTGATGGCGGCCTGGCTGACTGACCAGATGGAGAATGAGTCCGACGAGGGCGACTTATACGAACGATTCCTCAACCTCGTCGAACCCCCGTTGCTTGCTGAGGTGATCGCGCGCTGTTCGCAGAACCGCTCACACGCAGCTCGCTGGTTAGGGATGCACCGCACGACGTTGCGACAAAAACTCTCCCAGCATCGTATCGAGGCGCCGTAG
- a CDS encoding sensor histidine kinase has translation MRWPIRNQILVPYAATLVVAVTTTALATAYLDARRSRAESLRGIRNVVETLGQSTFPYTKSVVEKMRGLSGSHFLAIDPQDRILATTLTHPVDPAAIRSRTPELATIETLTDYPSVDIGGIRYFVAHVKPARMGNASSLYVLYPEADWLQIQRDAIWAPLLVCGVTIFLMSLISMMLSRRLDRRIQAVRGLFAKLADGHFDHAKVGKLDDEIRDLLLSANCLSDQLSTLRDQFSRTERLRLLAQLAGGLAHQLRNAVTGARMAIQLHQRRFPNEGDDESLNVALQQLTLTEEQLRGLLALGKDRVEKIPPAEVAPLLDEVSALIDPVCRHTQIDFQRTDTLQDDSLSVPSGADIKAAILNLLLNGIEAAGVGGSLWLSACCNDGILEISVSDNGPGPPDAMQDRILEPFVSSKPEGVGLGLFLAEMAATANGGTLSWRRDENRTVFTFSIPVLAHDDTPAHELAASPRLNTPTPLRQGVNSP, from the coding sequence ATGCGTTGGCCCATTCGCAACCAGATTTTGGTCCCCTACGCAGCGACCCTGGTTGTTGCCGTAACCACGACCGCGCTGGCGACCGCCTACCTTGATGCCCGTCGCAGCCGCGCGGAATCCTTGCGGGGAATTCGCAATGTGGTGGAAACACTCGGCCAGTCAACATTCCCCTATACAAAAAGTGTTGTGGAAAAAATGCGCGGCTTGTCAGGGTCTCATTTCCTGGCGATTGATCCGCAGGATCGAATTTTGGCCACCACGCTCACCCATCCCGTAGATCCCGCTGCCATCCGCAGTCGCACTCCGGAATTGGCCACGATCGAAACGCTGACTGATTATCCTTCCGTCGATATTGGCGGTATTCGGTATTTCGTCGCGCACGTCAAACCGGCGCGGATGGGAAATGCATCTTCGTTGTACGTCCTCTATCCCGAGGCGGACTGGCTGCAAATTCAACGCGATGCCATCTGGGCCCCTCTGTTGGTCTGCGGAGTGACCATTTTTCTCATGAGCCTCATCTCGATGATGTTATCGCGTCGCTTGGATCGACGGATTCAGGCCGTACGCGGACTGTTTGCTAAGCTGGCCGACGGACATTTTGATCACGCGAAAGTTGGCAAGCTCGATGATGAAATCCGAGATCTTCTCTTGTCGGCCAATTGTCTTTCGGACCAACTCTCGACACTGCGCGATCAATTTTCGCGAACTGAGCGATTGCGGTTGTTGGCGCAATTGGCCGGCGGTTTGGCGCACCAATTGCGCAACGCCGTTACGGGCGCTCGTATGGCGATCCAATTGCATCAACGCCGCTTCCCCAATGAAGGCGACGACGAAAGCCTTAATGTGGCATTGCAACAATTGACGCTGACCGAAGAGCAGTTGAGAGGCCTGTTGGCGCTGGGCAAAGACCGTGTTGAAAAAATCCCTCCCGCCGAAGTTGCTCCGCTACTCGATGAAGTCAGCGCACTGATTGATCCGGTCTGCCGACACACACAAATCGACTTTCAGCGCACGGATACCTTGCAGGACGACAGTCTCAGCGTCCCGTCGGGAGCGGACATTAAGGCGGCCATATTGAACCTGTTGCTCAACGGCATTGAAGCGGCGGGGGTTGGCGGATCGTTGTGGTTATCGGCATGTTGCAACGACGGCATACTAGAGATTTCAGTCTCCGACAACGGCCCGGGTCCGCCGGATGCCATGCAGGATCGTATTTTAGAGCCTTTTGTTAGCAGCAAACCTGAAGGGGTTGGACTGGGGTTGTTCCTCGCTGAGATGGCTGCGACCGCCAATGGGGGAACGCTCTCCTGGCGGCGGGATGAAAACCGCACGGTCTTTACGTTCTCCATACCAGTCCTCGCCCACGACGACACCCCCGCCCACGAATTAGCCGCATCGCCCCGCTTGAATACGCCGACACCATTGCGGCAAGGAGTGAATTCCCCATGA
- a CDS encoding DUF1559 domain-containing protein, with product MQKSVHRRQHGFTLIELLVVIAIIAILIALLLPAVQQAREAARRTQCKNNLKQIGLAIHNYMDVATVLPPSACINPDITATGNNGSWGVHGRILPFLDQGNLYNSVDLTEAWDFQAAIDGLKIPTYVCPTDPQGDNARDPGSGKVTLYPTSYAFNFGTWFVFDPVTGRGGDGAFYPNARLRFSSFTDGTSNTLLTAEVKVWQPYRRNGGPPVTTIPDNVTDAEAAIASGAQFKNTGHTEWPDGRVHHHGFTTAMTPNTVVNCTDGTDTFDCDYNSWQEGKDGVAGNPSYAIITSRSHHTGMVNVVLADGSTRSISENIDRSIWRGLSTRSGSEILGEF from the coding sequence ATGCAAAAATCCGTACACCGTCGTCAGCACGGCTTTACACTCATTGAGTTGCTGGTGGTGATTGCCATCATCGCCATTCTGATCGCCTTATTATTGCCGGCAGTGCAACAGGCGCGCGAGGCGGCGCGGCGGACGCAGTGCAAAAATAACCTCAAGCAGATCGGGCTGGCGATACATAATTATATGGATGTCGCGACCGTCTTGCCCCCCAGTGCCTGCATCAATCCCGATATCACGGCGACCGGGAACAACGGTTCATGGGGCGTGCATGGGCGGATTCTGCCCTTTTTGGATCAAGGCAATCTGTACAACTCAGTCGACCTGACCGAAGCCTGGGACTTTCAAGCCGCCATCGATGGTTTGAAGATTCCGACTTATGTTTGTCCGACCGATCCCCAAGGAGATAACGCCCGCGATCCTGGCAGCGGAAAAGTGACTTTGTATCCGACCTCTTATGCATTTAACTTTGGGACTTGGTTTGTGTTTGATCCGGTGACCGGCCGTGGCGGCGATGGCGCGTTCTATCCCAATGCCCGTTTGCGGTTTTCCTCATTCACCGATGGAACCAGCAACACGCTTTTGACTGCTGAGGTCAAAGTTTGGCAGCCTTATCGCCGCAATGGAGGACCGCCGGTCACGACCATTCCCGACAACGTCACCGATGCCGAAGCGGCAATTGCCAGCGGCGCCCAATTCAAAAACACCGGCCATACCGAATGGCCCGACGGCCGCGTCCATCACCATGGTTTCACGACGGCCATGACGCCCAATACGGTCGTCAATTGCACCGACGGCACGGACACCTTTGACTGTGACTACAACTCGTGGCAGGAAGGGAAAGACGGCGTTGCTGGAAATCCCAGCTATGCCATCATCACATCGCGGAGCCACCATACTGGAATGGTGAATGTTGTCTTGGCCGATGGTTCCACACGCTCGATTTCAGAAAATATCGACCGCTCCATCTGGAGAGGTCTTAGCACGCGATCCGGTAGCGAAATCCTCGGCGAGTTTTAG
- a CDS encoding cytochrome P460 family protein — protein MIQRRLTISAAAFAICLGFWTHRGQSDEQPVGKTEAPKDIPQYTDKGELKLPSKFREWIFVGAALGLRYSEHGPYEDEEKFTNVYITPPAYAQFQRTGTFPEKTMLAMAVYRQGKKKPLGKRKLQGAFEGEFLAVELAVKDRANSKDAWTYFDFSPQEGQTALRKSAKAFATNKCFDCHAEHGAVDNVFVQYYPSLRRLQKPTK, from the coding sequence ATGATCCAACGACGCCTCACGATCAGCGCCGCTGCATTCGCCATTTGTTTGGGATTCTGGACACATCGCGGTCAGAGTGATGAACAACCCGTTGGAAAAACGGAGGCGCCAAAAGACATCCCGCAATACACCGACAAGGGCGAATTGAAACTGCCGAGCAAATTTCGCGAATGGATTTTTGTCGGCGCCGCATTGGGGTTGAGGTATTCGGAACACGGCCCGTACGAAGACGAAGAGAAATTCACCAACGTCTACATCACACCCCCCGCCTATGCACAATTCCAACGCACCGGCACCTTCCCCGAAAAAACAATGCTCGCAATGGCCGTCTATCGGCAAGGCAAGAAAAAGCCGCTGGGGAAACGAAAACTGCAAGGAGCCTTCGAAGGGGAATTCTTGGCGGTGGAATTGGCCGTCAAAGATCGTGCGAATTCCAAGGATGCCTGGACGTACTTCGACTTCTCCCCGCAGGAGGGCCAAACCGCACTACGAAAGAGCGCGAAAGCCTTTGCCACCAACAAATGCTTCGACTGCCACGCCGAACATGGTGCGGTGGACAATGTCTTTGTGCAGTATTACCCCTCGTTACGACGTCTGCAAAAGCCGACGAAATAG
- a CDS encoding Gfo/Idh/MocA family protein, producing MPNKPPYGLLLIAGNLTHQENYARALAADPRCRLIGLTDEADIPPRRAELNSMLAEELGIPLLPDLAAALARDDVQIVSVCAEPERRGRIAAQCARAGKHLYIDKPLGTTVEEARHVVAAVNDAGVTNQLFSLVHTPTAYRAKEIVDSGRLGDLSAIHYELMFAKGIAGTADLTRPRQEKAVADRFTFVDSKRELFCVGWYPLIFFPWLTGRRVTSVYATTSNYFFAEHQNNNVEDFSCLLLELEGGLTATVTCGRTGWSSHPSHGFHKIHLVGEAESVDLDAYEPHLEIHNDAPAWRQPAVGHPEDPMGFWSSTQTAGGVEPKTDWLPVQPAVADDAVSFLDCLQQGRPSDVPVALGAHAVEVILAGYQSAAQGQPVTIPLED from the coding sequence ATGCCGAACAAACCGCCTTATGGCCTGCTGTTGATTGCCGGAAATCTCACGCATCAGGAAAATTATGCGCGGGCGCTGGCGGCCGATCCCCGTTGCCGTTTGATCGGCTTGACGGATGAAGCGGATATTCCGCCGCGGCGAGCGGAGCTGAACAGCATGCTGGCCGAGGAATTGGGAATCCCCCTGCTACCCGATTTGGCCGCGGCGCTGGCGCGCGATGATGTGCAGATTGTCAGCGTCTGCGCCGAACCGGAACGACGTGGACGCATTGCCGCACAGTGCGCGCGGGCGGGAAAACATCTGTACATCGACAAGCCGCTCGGCACGACTGTCGAAGAGGCGCGCCACGTCGTCGCTGCCGTCAACGACGCCGGTGTGACCAACCAACTGTTCAGTTTGGTGCATACACCAACAGCGTACCGCGCAAAAGAGATCGTCGATTCGGGCCGACTAGGGGATTTGTCAGCGATCCACTATGAGCTAATGTTCGCCAAGGGGATTGCCGGAACGGCCGATCTGACGCGTCCGCGCCAGGAAAAAGCGGTTGCTGATCGGTTTACGTTCGTCGACTCCAAACGGGAATTGTTTTGCGTCGGCTGGTATCCGCTGATATTTTTCCCATGGCTCACCGGACGGCGCGTGACGAGCGTGTATGCGACGACGAGTAACTATTTTTTCGCCGAACACCAAAACAACAACGTCGAGGATTTTTCCTGCCTGCTGCTCGAATTGGAAGGAGGTCTCACAGCAACTGTCACCTGCGGCCGCACGGGCTGGTCGAGTCACCCCTCGCACGGATTTCACAAGATCCATTTGGTCGGTGAAGCGGAATCGGTTGATCTGGATGCGTATGAGCCGCATTTAGAAATCCACAATGACGCCCCCGCTTGGCGGCAACCGGCGGTTGGGCATCCCGAAGATCCGATGGGATTTTGGTCGAGCACACAAACCGCTGGCGGAGTGGAACCGAAAACGGATTGGCTGCCCGTACAACCGGCGGTCGCTGACGATGCGGTCAGTTTTCTGGATTGCCTTCAGCAAGGCCGCCCGAGCGACGTTCCCGTAGCTCTCGGTGCGCACGCGGTCGAAGTCATCCTGGCCGGTTATCAATCGGCGGCGCAGGGACAACCTGTCACGATTCCCCTTGAAGATTGA
- a CDS encoding amidohydrolase family protein, which translates to MLNRREFSSSIATGAASLAGMLTMPGLFAAEPAPKRATKYIDVHTHIGSYTDPTKKLTVDGLLTWMDEHDIEKAVVLPLTSPESTTFLQLTDTALAAGKAHPDRLIPFCSIDPRQMVGGGVKGLVKIIQAWVDQGAKGFGEHKVGLNFDDPLMMRVYEACQEVGIPLLFHIDNIRGKDVPGLTRLEHAVSTFPELNFIGHGPGWWASISGGLDQKQLGGYPKDKVQPGGAIDRLMENYPNIYGDLSAGSGNNSIARDLEFGREFLIRRQDRIMFGTDYLAPGQAVPQFDLFTELKLPADVEQKIFKGNATRVLKLS; encoded by the coding sequence ATGCTTAACCGCCGCGAATTCTCGTCATCGATTGCCACCGGAGCCGCTTCGCTGGCTGGAATGCTCACGATGCCGGGACTGTTTGCCGCTGAACCCGCTCCCAAGCGGGCTACGAAATACATCGATGTCCATACACACATCGGCAGCTATACCGATCCGACAAAAAAATTGACTGTTGACGGCCTGCTGACCTGGATGGACGAACACGACATTGAAAAAGCGGTCGTATTGCCGCTGACTTCGCCCGAATCGACCACCTTTCTTCAATTGACCGACACGGCCCTCGCGGCCGGCAAAGCACATCCCGATCGCTTGATTCCCTTTTGTTCCATCGACCCGCGGCAAATGGTCGGTGGCGGTGTAAAGGGGTTGGTGAAAATCATACAGGCCTGGGTGGACCAAGGGGCCAAGGGTTTTGGCGAACATAAGGTGGGACTCAATTTCGATGATCCGTTGATGATGCGGGTCTACGAAGCCTGTCAGGAAGTCGGCATTCCCCTGCTGTTTCACATCGACAACATACGCGGCAAAGATGTGCCTGGATTGACGCGGTTGGAACATGCGGTCAGCACGTTTCCCGAATTGAACTTCATCGGCCATGGGCCGGGTTGGTGGGCGTCGATCTCCGGCGGATTGGATCAAAAACAACTCGGCGGCTACCCCAAAGACAAAGTACAACCCGGAGGCGCCATCGACCGTTTGATGGAAAACTACCCCAACATTTATGGGGACCTCTCCGCCGGATCGGGAAACAATTCCATTGCCCGCGACCTGGAATTCGGCCGCGAATTCCTCATCCGTCGGCAGGACCGGATTATGTTTGGGACCGACTATCTCGCCCCGGGACAAGCCGTTCCGCAGTTTGATTTGTTCACCGAATTAAAACTTCCCGCGGACGTTGAGCAGAAGATCTTCAAAGGCAATGCGACCCGCGTCCTCAAACTGAGCTAG
- a CDS encoding WD40 repeat domain-containing protein, producing the protein MAADPKQTHVATQWKHDSRFICCRFDPQGRYVFAGAEDYAIHRFEVDTGIKVTLPEHDCWVRAFAFTPDGETMISAGSDGQLVWWPVAEAQPKPQRTVAAHDGWIRALAVSPDGKILASGGNDNRLKLWNIADGTLIHESPPHDSNVYSTFFHPGGEFVLSGTLLGAVKQWEVGTGKLVREFDAKTLHTYNGGQAVDYGGIRSMALSPDGQYFACGGLHKASNPLGAVNEPLVELFEWESQKKKVSQISDGKKGIIWRVVYHPDAFLIGGCGGSGGGLLFFWKPDQDKPFHTVKLPDTVRDMDLHPDGLRIATAHYDRHIRISSMTPKA; encoded by the coding sequence ATGGCAGCCGACCCGAAACAAACGCACGTCGCCACGCAGTGGAAACACGATAGCCGCTTCATTTGCTGTCGATTCGATCCGCAGGGACGCTACGTATTTGCCGGGGCGGAGGATTATGCGATTCATCGTTTCGAGGTCGACACCGGCATCAAGGTGACATTGCCCGAGCACGACTGCTGGGTCCGTGCCTTTGCCTTCACCCCCGATGGCGAAACGATGATTTCAGCCGGCAGCGATGGGCAACTGGTCTGGTGGCCCGTCGCCGAGGCGCAACCCAAGCCACAACGCACGGTCGCTGCGCACGATGGTTGGATTCGCGCGCTGGCTGTTAGCCCCGACGGAAAGATCCTCGCCAGCGGCGGGAATGACAACCGCTTAAAGCTGTGGAATATCGCCGATGGCACGCTGATTCATGAATCCCCGCCGCACGACAGCAATGTCTACAGTACGTTTTTTCATCCGGGGGGCGAGTTTGTCCTGTCCGGCACGTTGCTCGGCGCGGTGAAACAATGGGAGGTCGGCACCGGAAAATTGGTACGGGAATTCGATGCCAAAACGTTACACACCTACAACGGCGGACAAGCGGTCGATTACGGCGGAATCCGCAGTATGGCGCTCAGCCCCGATGGCCAGTACTTCGCTTGCGGCGGTCTGCATAAGGCGAGCAATCCGCTGGGAGCAGTGAACGAGCCGCTGGTGGAATTGTTTGAATGGGAATCGCAAAAGAAGAAAGTCTCGCAGATTTCCGACGGTAAAAAGGGCATCATTTGGCGGGTGGTTTATCATCCCGACGCATTTTTGATCGGGGGTTGCGGCGGCAGCGGCGGGGGGTTGTTGTTCTTTTGGAAACCGGATCAGGACAAACCGTTTCATACAGTTAAGCTCCCCGACACGGTCCGCGATATGGACCTGCACCCCGATGGTCTGCGAATTGCCACAGCGCATTACGACCGACACATCCGCATCAGCAGCATGACACCCAAGGCATAG
- a CDS encoding DUF1501 domain-containing protein, with protein sequence MRCDYACGTADHGIARRQFLGGLAAGSAAGIVGGLGTLTQPAAAKELATSQKRVLLFFMSGGLSQLESWDPKPKTDTGGPFRAIPTSVPGTHISELLPLTAQQMHHLAIVRSVNTKENEHSKGRFMMECGRRQMAGAKYPHIGAVAAKALAPENATLPGHIHITPGGSGGRSDNAAYLGPKYASIILGNGKPPQNSARAAELTVDADSRRNAFRRQLNNRFTARRKTAETDVYTYNYEQAQQLMRQGEVFDVSKEPAADHERYGKHAFGKHCLLARRLLENGITFVQVSHSNYDTHNENFNFHLEQVSEFDRSFSAIVNDLAVRGMLESTLIVVMSEFGRTPRINSRYGRDHWGKAWSVVLGGGRIHPGAVYGATNKNGTAVSDKEVDHGELFHTYLQAVGLDSTQSFHVGGREMPMADPAVSAIDELLV encoded by the coding sequence ATGCGTTGTGACTATGCTTGTGGAACGGCGGATCATGGGATTGCGCGTCGGCAATTTCTCGGCGGCTTGGCGGCCGGGAGTGCGGCGGGCATCGTCGGTGGTCTCGGAACTCTGACCCAACCAGCCGCCGCCAAGGAATTAGCAACGTCGCAAAAGCGCGTGCTGTTGTTCTTTATGTCGGGAGGTTTGAGCCAACTGGAAAGTTGGGATCCCAAGCCCAAGACCGACACCGGCGGACCGTTTCGCGCCATCCCCACCAGCGTGCCGGGGACACATATCTCCGAACTGCTACCGCTCACTGCACAACAGATGCACCATCTGGCCATCGTGCGAAGCGTGAACACCAAAGAGAACGAGCACTCCAAAGGCCGGTTTATGATGGAGTGCGGACGCCGGCAAATGGCTGGGGCGAAATATCCGCATATCGGAGCAGTGGCCGCCAAGGCCTTGGCTCCCGAAAACGCCACATTGCCGGGACACATCCACATCACTCCCGGCGGCAGCGGCGGTCGCAGCGACAACGCCGCCTACTTAGGTCCCAAGTATGCCAGCATTATTTTGGGGAACGGCAAGCCGCCGCAAAATTCGGCACGCGCCGCGGAACTGACCGTGGATGCGGACAGCCGCCGCAACGCATTTCGCCGCCAACTGAACAACCGCTTTACGGCCCGCCGTAAGACCGCTGAGACCGATGTCTATACCTACAATTACGAACAGGCGCAACAGTTGATGCGGCAAGGCGAAGTGTTCGATGTCTCGAAAGAACCGGCCGCCGATCACGAGCGTTACGGGAAACACGCATTCGGCAAACATTGCTTACTGGCACGGCGGCTGCTGGAAAACGGGATCACCTTCGTGCAGGTCTCGCACTCCAATTACGACACGCATAACGAAAACTTCAATTTCCACCTGGAACAAGTGAGCGAGTTCGACCGCTCGTTTTCCGCCATCGTCAACGACTTAGCCGTGCGAGGCATGTTGGAGAGCACGTTGATCGTGGTCATGTCCGAATTCGGCCGCACACCACGAATCAACTCCCGCTACGGCCGCGACCACTGGGGCAAAGCTTGGTCGGTGGTTTTGGGTGGCGGCCGCATCCATCCCGGCGCCGTCTACGGTGCGACCAACAAGAACGGCACCGCCGTCTCTGACAAGGAAGTCGATCACGGAGAATTGTTCCATACCTACTTGCAGGCGGTCGGATTGGATTCCACGCAAAGTTTCCATGTGGGTGGTCGTGAAATGCCCATGGCCGATCCCGCGGTTTCGGCAATCGACGAATTGTTGGTCTAG